From Desulfurobacteriaceae bacterium:
AGAGTCTATACCGGGTATGTAAGTGGTAAGTATGGAAATCATACCTTCGCCAACATTGTATTTTGCACCTGTTTCTTCGGATTCAACCTTAACTGTAACTTCAGATTGACCATCTTGGAGGACTTTCTCTTCTATGGTTATGTAACGGAGTTCTTCCCCGAAGATATTGGGTGGAGTTTTGATGATGGTTCCCTTTGGTATTAAAACGTTTCCAGAAGTATCTTCTCTTCTAAATAGAACGTAGCCTACGGCTTTTTTGGCTGGTTTCCTCTCTATCCCCAAGCCTGCAGCATGTAGATCCAGCCAACTACCGCGTGCAGTAACAACAAAAAGGTTAGGGACAATGTGTTCTTTGAGCAGGTCATAAAGTTGCTTAATGAGTTCGGAATTCACTTCAAGAAGAGTTCTATAGACACCACCTACATTGTAGTTTGTGATTTTGGGATTCTTCTGCCTTGAAATTGCAATGCTTTCTGTGAGAAGCTGCTCAAAGGTTGGGTAATCAGTGATAGCCTGCAGAAGGACATCGTAATCTATCATAGCTTAACCCTCTCTCGTGTTTGCCACTTTTGCGTAAACCTCACCGCTATCTCTGTCTATGGAGATGATGAGATTAAAAGGATTGTTAAAACCAACAGGTGTAACGGTAAGAAGAATTTCTATAGAGCGAAGTGTTAAGTTCTTTCTTGTTGCCTTTGCTTCCAGAACTCTTGGATCTTTTTCAACTTCATCTCCTATAGCTGATAAAAGATCAAGCTCTGTGATTGGATCCCACTGGCGTTTAATGAAGCGATGTAGGTCAATGCCATAATCGGGATGGGCAAAATGAGAACCTTTTACTGTTTTGAGTCTATTGATGATGTCCTGAGCTAAGCAGTGAAGACCAGAAACTAGTGTCAAGTCCCCAGAAGGCAAAACCTGAAAATCTCCGTTTATACAGTAAATGTCTATGCCAAAATCCATAATTCACTTCTAACCTGGTATTTCTATAGGACTTGTAATAATGTTCATTAACTTTTGATACTTATTTACTATCGTTGGCAAATCTGGAGCAGATACTGCAATAACAATTCCTGCAGAGTAAGCATTAATTGGTGGTGGATTTGATGCTGACTGTATCCTTTGAACAATACCTCCAGAGTTTGGTTCTAACATTAGAACATAAAAACCTGCCTCTTTTATATCCCCTAAAAGTCCTGTTGTTGTTCCGATAATGTTGTTTATTGCATCTATTTTCTTCTGAAGTTGATCTGCTACAGCTGTAGATTTATTAAAAATGTCTGTCGCCTGTTTATGTATTTTGTCTAATACCTGTGCTTGAGCAGGAAACACATCCGCTAAGGTTAGATCTTTCCATGTCGACATTTTCCACTCCCTAATATGTTTGATTTGGAGTTGAAGTAGAACCTCCACTATCTCCTGTGTGATTATGGGAGTTATAGATAGTTAGGAATTCATCCACTTTAAGATTTGCTCCACCGTCTGTAGTTAAAAGTCCTCCAAGGGCTGTACAAGTAGAAGAGGTTAAAATAGTTCCTGTTGCCGTTATGTTTCCATTTACAGTTAAGTTTCCATCAAGGACAAACTCTCCTGTATAGCTAAACACAGTTTTAGCTTCTTTTTTTATAGTATTAGCAGAAACTTGCCACAGATTTTTAATCTCTTCCGTCTTATTATTTCCAACTTCCTCAACTTCATCATTTGGAACAGCTATTACGAGATCATCTTTGTTATGTTGTGGAATTGATTTTCTATACGGAAGTATTCCATCTATGACTGGATAAGTTAAACATCCATACAAGAAAGATACTTTTACTATTGATCCTTTTTCCGGTAGGAAAAATATTCCCCTGTTATTTCCAATTCCTAATGAAAGAATAGGAACATCCGGTATAACAAGATCTGAGTCCTTAAAGTTCCCACCTTCTGTAAGTTCTATTAGTCTTACATCAGCAGAAAAAATACAGTTTAAAAAGTCAGCTTTCCCTGATACTTCATAGACTTTCTCTACCTTTCCCAATACTGGAGGAACTGGAATAATTCCGAGCTTTTCAATAAGCTTTTTCTGGATCTCAAGGTTTTCTCTTACCATGGTAGAGATTTCTCCATATACACTTACAGTTCACTAGGGTTCTCAAAAAGATAGGAAAGAAAAGGAAAGGATATTAGGACAGGTGGGACACAGAAAGACAAAATCATATAATTATTTACCGTTATTAGGAGGAATTGATATGGCAGAAAAGTCTTTAATAGAGTGGACAGAAAGCAGTTGGAACCCAATAACAGGATGCAGTAAAGTAAGCGACGGCTGTAAGAACTGCTACGCTGAAAGGTTAGCTCTTCGCCTAAAGAAGATGGGAGTAAAGAAATATAGAAACGGCTTTAAGCTCACACTCCACCCAGAATCTCTTGATGAGCCGTTAAGATGGAAAACACCACGGATGATTTTTGTCTGCTCTATGTCAGACCTCTTTCACAAGGACGTTCCTGAGGAATTTATTAAGGAAATTTTTAGAGTTATGAACGATGCGAGAATGCATACGTTTCAGGTGCTAACTAAAAGAGCAGAAAGGCTTGCAGAGTTTGCTGATAAGGTCAACTGGACATCCAATATATGGGCTGGTGTTACAGTAGAATCTGAAAAGTATCTCTACAGGGTAGAGTATCTTAGAAAAGTTCCTGCCGTTGTGAAGTTTATATCTATGGA
This genomic window contains:
- a CDS encoding phage Gp37/Gp68 family protein yields the protein MAEKSLIEWTESSWNPITGCSKVSDGCKNCYAERLALRLKKMGVKKYRNGFKLTLHPESLDEPLRWKTPRMIFVCSMSDLFHKDVPEEFIKEIFRVMNDARMHTFQVLTKRAERLAEFADKVNWTSNIWAGVTVESEKYLYRVEYLRKVPAVVKFISMEPLLSPVSGLRKVIQGIDWVIVGGESGFNARPMKAEWVREIRDICEEFNVPFFFKQWGGVNKKKTGRELDGKIYDGMPSIIENSKLL